One window of the Methylovirgula sp. HY1 genome contains the following:
- a CDS encoding formate dehydrogenase subunit gamma, which produces MPETPVFDEGRARQIIAEHLGLEGPLLPILHALNEELGFVSDMAVPLIAEALNLSRAEVHGVLTFYHDFRREPCGRHILKICRAEACQSLGSEAIARAALAELGVSWHETTQDGEISVEPVYCLGLCATGPSALLDDLPIGRFDKEKLAEAIDEVRAP; this is translated from the coding sequence ATGCCTGAGACGCCTGTCTTTGACGAGGGCCGCGCCCGACAAATCATCGCCGAACATCTCGGCCTGGAAGGGCCGTTATTGCCGATTCTCCATGCCCTCAACGAAGAGCTCGGCTTCGTCAGCGATATGGCGGTGCCGCTGATCGCCGAAGCGCTGAACCTTTCGCGCGCCGAGGTCCATGGCGTCCTAACCTTCTACCATGACTTCCGGCGGGAACCCTGCGGACGCCATATCCTGAAGATCTGCCGCGCGGAGGCCTGCCAGAGCCTCGGCAGCGAAGCCATCGCGCGCGCCGCGCTGGCCGAACTCGGCGTTAGCTGGCACGAAACGACACAGGACGGGGAGATCAGCGTCGAGCCGGTCTATTGTCTCGGCCTCTGCGCCACCGGCCCCTCCGCCCTTCTCGACGATCTGCCGATCGGCCGATTCGACAAAGAAAAACTCGCCGAAGCGATCGATGAGGTCCGTGCACCATGA
- a CDS encoding LysR family transcriptional regulator yields the protein MIDKLEFFIAVAREHSFSRAAETCGVTQPTLSAAIKQLEDSLGVLLVNRSSRFHGLTAEGERVLEWAKRIVGDARAMRQDVRILKSGLVGHLRIAAIPTALSMVASLTTPFRAKHPSVRFSVLSMTSVEILSALDNLEIDAGISYLDNEPLGNVRSLPLYIERYRLVTFADAPFAEHDSVTWAEVGRIPLCLLTPDMQNRRIIDHLLKSTGTEAAPTLESNSVIALFAHVRTGRWASIMAEKLVETLGLIEPIRSIPIIEPEVVHQIGLVVPFREPMAPLAAALFAEAKSICAMQTPID from the coding sequence GTGATCGACAAACTGGAATTCTTCATCGCTGTTGCGCGCGAGCACAGTTTTAGCCGCGCCGCCGAGACATGCGGTGTGACGCAGCCGACCCTGTCCGCCGCGATCAAGCAATTGGAAGACTCGTTAGGCGTGTTGCTCGTCAACCGCAGCTCGCGCTTTCATGGGCTGACGGCGGAAGGCGAGCGTGTCCTCGAATGGGCAAAACGAATCGTCGGCGATGCACGTGCGATGCGCCAGGATGTTCGCATCTTGAAGAGCGGTCTCGTTGGCCATTTGCGAATCGCAGCGATTCCGACCGCGCTTTCGATGGTCGCTTCATTGACGACGCCGTTTCGCGCCAAGCATCCGAGCGTGCGCTTCAGCGTCTTATCGATGACGTCGGTCGAAATTCTCTCCGCGCTAGACAATCTCGAGATCGATGCCGGCATCAGCTATCTCGACAATGAACCCCTCGGCAATGTGCGCAGTCTGCCACTCTATATCGAACGATATAGACTCGTGACTTTTGCCGACGCGCCTTTTGCCGAACACGATAGTGTGACCTGGGCGGAAGTCGGCCGCATCCCGCTCTGCCTTCTCACGCCGGATATGCAGAACCGCCGGATCATCGATCATTTGCTGAAAAGCACCGGCACCGAGGCGGCTCCGACACTCGAATCGAATTCAGTCATCGCGCTTTTTGCGCATGTCCGTACAGGGCGTTGGGCCAGCATCATGGCAGAAAAACTGGTGGAAACGCTCGGCCTCATCGAGCCCATCAGATCGATTCCGATCATCGAACCGGAAGTCGTCCATCAAATCGGCCTTGTCGTGCCTTTTCGTGAACCAATGGCACCGCTTGCGGCAGCGCTTTTCGCGGAAGCGAAAAGCATTTGTGCAATGCAAACTCCTATAGATTGA
- the xth gene encoding exodeoxyribonuclease III translates to MQIATWNVNSVRQRLEHLLRYLKEVGPDVLCLQELKCVDEAFPYAEVEACGYNAAVHGQKGFNGVAILSKSPIEVTRGLPGDDGDTHARYVEAIVPADAGIVRVACLYLPNGNPPDTDKYSYKLAWMDRLIAHAERLLGFEEPLIIAGDYNVIPEPRDCYDPAAWAGDALFLPQTRQKFRALINLGFTDALRAVSDAAGLYTFWDYQAGAWQRNKGIRIDHLLLSPSAADKLVDVTIDKERRGEDKPSDHVPIRIALA, encoded by the coding sequence TTGCAGATCGCCACATGGAACGTCAATTCGGTCCGCCAGAGACTCGAGCATCTTCTGCGCTATCTCAAAGAGGTTGGCCCCGATGTGCTCTGCCTGCAGGAACTGAAATGCGTCGACGAGGCCTTTCCTTATGCCGAAGTCGAGGCCTGCGGCTATAATGCCGCCGTTCATGGGCAAAAAGGCTTCAACGGCGTCGCCATTCTGTCGAAAAGCCCGATCGAGGTGACGCGGGGCCTGCCCGGCGACGACGGCGATACGCATGCGCGCTACGTTGAAGCGATCGTGCCTGCGGACGCAGGCATCGTCAGGGTCGCCTGTCTTTATCTGCCAAACGGCAACCCGCCCGATACGGACAAATATTCGTATAAGCTGGCCTGGATGGATCGGCTCATAGCGCATGCCGAGCGCCTGCTCGGCTTCGAGGAGCCGCTGATCATCGCTGGCGATTATAATGTGATTCCTGAACCGCGTGATTGCTATGATCCCGCTGCGTGGGCCGGGGATGCTCTCTTCCTTCCGCAGACGCGACAGAAATTTCGCGCCCTCATCAACCTCGGGTTCACCGACGCGTTACGGGCTGTAAGCGATGCGGCGGGACTTTATACGTTTTGGGATTATCAAGCCGGCGCCTGGCAGCGCAATAAAGGCATACGCATCGATCATCTGCTTCTGTCGCCTTCCGCCGCCGACAAGCTGGTCGATGTGACGATCGACAAGGAGCGGCGTGGCGAGGACAAGCCCTCCGATCATGTGCCGATCCGGATAGCCCTCGCGTGA